One genomic segment of Rhinolophus sinicus isolate RSC01 linkage group LG11, ASM3656204v1, whole genome shotgun sequence includes these proteins:
- the APLP1 gene encoding amyloid beta precursor like protein 1 isoform X7 — translation MGHASPATRGLGRRRGPPPLPLPLLLPLLLLLLRAQLAVGSLAGGSPGTAEAPGSAQVAGLCGRLTLHRNLRTGRWEPDPQRSRRCLRDPQRALEYCRQMYPELQIARVEQATQAIPMEHWCGGARGGRCAHPHHQVVPFRCLPGEFVSEALLVPEGCRFLHQERMDQCESSTRRHQEAQEACSSQGLILHGSGMLLPCGTDRFRGVEYVCCPPPVTPDPSGTAVGDPSTRSWPLGGRVEGGEDEEEEESFLQPIDDYFVEPPQAEEEEEKERVPPSSSHPPAGVSKVTPTPRPTDGVDVYFGMPGEISEHEGFLRAKMDLEERRMRQINEVMREWAMADNQSKNLPKADRQALNEVQTHLQVIEERMNQSLGLLDQNPRLAQELWPQIQLLHSEHVSPSELEAPPIGGSSEDKGGLQALDSKDDTPMALPKGSTEQDAAPRGKEKLSPLEQYEWKVNVSAPRGFPVHSSEIQRDELAPAGTGVSREAVSGLLIMGAGGGSLIVLSMLLLRRKKPYGAISHGVVEVDPMLTLEEQQLRELQRHGYENPTYRFLEERP, via the exons ATGGGGCACGCCAGTCCCGCCACGCGCGGTCTGGGCCGCCGCCGGGgcccgccgccgctgccgctgccgctgtTGCTGCCACTATTGCTGCTGCTTCTGCGCGCGCAGCTCGCCGTCGGGAGCCTGGCCGGTGGGAGCCCCGGCACGGCCGAG GCCCCGGGATCCGCTCAAGTGGCTGGACTATGTGGGCGCCTAACCCTTCATCGGAACCTGCGCACCGGCCGCTGGGAACCAGACCCACAGCGCTCGCGACGCTGTCTCCGGGACCCGCAACGCGCACTAGAGTACTGCAGACAG ATGTATCCGGAGCTGCAGATTGCACGTGTGGAACAGGCGACACAGGCCATCCCAATGGAGCACTGGTGCGGGGGTGCCCGGGGTGGCCGCTGTGCCCACCCTCACCACCAGGTTGTGCCTTTCCGCTGCCTGC CGGGTGAATTCGTGAGCGAGGCCCTGCTGGTgcccgagggctgccggttcttGCACCAGGAGCGCATGGACCAGTGTGAGAGTTCAACCCGAAGGCATCAGGAAGCACAGGAG GCCTGCAGCTCCCAGGGCCTCATCCTGCATGGCTCGGGCATGCTTTTGCCCTGTGGCACGGATCGGTTCCGAGGTGTGGAGTATGTGTGCTGCCCCCCTCCTGTGACCCCCGACCCGTCTGGGACAGCAGTTGG TGACCCCTCCACCCGGTCCTGGCCCCTGGGGGGCAGAGTAGAGGGGGgtgaagatgaggaagaggaagaatccTTCCTACAGCCAATAGACGATTACTTCGTGGAGCCTCCACAGgctgaagaggaagaagagaaggaaagagtcCCACCTTCAAGCTCCCACCCTCCTGCAGGGGTCAGCAAAG TGACTCCTACCCCAAGGCCCACAGACGGTGTGGATGTGTACTTCGGCATGCCTGGAGAAATCAGTGAGCACGAGGGTTTCCTGCGGGCCAAGATGGACCTGGAGGAGCGAAGGATGCGCCAGATTAATGAG GTGATGCGTGAATGGGCCATGGCCGACAACCAGTCCAAGAATCTGCCTAAAGCCGACAGACAGGCCCTGAATGAG GTGCAGACCCACCTCCAAGTAATCGAGGAAAGGATGAATCAGAGTTTGGGGCTGCTTGACCAGAATCCCCGCCTGGCTCAGGAGTTGTGGCCCCAGATCC AACTCCTCCACTCTGAACACGTGAGTCCCAGTGAATTGGAAGCCCCTCCCATCGGGGGCAGCAGTGAGGACAAGGGCGGGTTGCAGGCTCTGGATTCCAAGGATG ACACCCCCATGGCCCTTCCAAAAG GGTCCACAGAACAAGATGCTGCACCCCGTGGGAAAGAGAAGCTGTCCCCCCTGGAACAGTATGAATGGAAG GTGAATGTGTCTGCTCCGAGGGGTTTTCCTGTCCACTCATCGGAGATACAGAGAGATGAGCTG GCACCAGCCGGGACAGGTGTGTCCCGAGAGGCCGTGTCTGGTCTGCTAATCATGGGAGCGGGTGGGGGCTCCCTAATCGTCCTCTCCATGCTGCTGTTGCGCAGGAAGAAGCCCTATGGGGCTATCAGCCACGGAGTGGTGGAG GTGGACCCCATGCTGACCCTGGAGGAGCAGCAGCTTCGTGAACTGCAGCGCCATGGCTATGAGAACCCCACTTACCGCTTCCTGGAGGAACGACCCTGA
- the APLP1 gene encoding amyloid beta precursor like protein 1 isoform X4 → MGHASPATRGLGRRRGPPPLPLPLLLPLLLLLLRAQLAVGSLAGGSPGTAEAPGSAQVAGLCGRLTLHRNLRTGRWEPDPQRSRRCLRDPQRALEYCRQMYPELQIARVEQATQAIPMEHWCGGARGGRCAHPHHQVVPFRCLPGEFVSEALLVPEGCRFLHQERMDQCESSTRRHQEAQEACSSQGLILHGSGMLLPCGTDRFRGVEYVCCPPPVTPDPSGTAVGDPSTRSWPLGGRVEGGEDEEEEESFLQPIDDYFVEPPQAEEEEEKERVPPSSSHPPAGVSKVTPTPRPTDGVDVYFGMPGEISEHEGFLRAKMDLEERRMRQINEVMREWAMADNQSKNLPKADRQALNEHFQSILQTLEEQVSGERQRLVETHATRVIALINDQRRAALEGFLAALQGDPPQPERVLLALRRYLRAEQKEQRHTLRHYQHVAAVDPEKAQQMRFQVQTHLQVIEERMNQSLGLLDQNPRLAQELWPQIQLLHSEHVSPSELEAPPIGGSSEDKGGLQALDSKDGSTEQDAAPRGKEKLSPLEQYEWKVNVSAPRGFPVHSSEIQRDELAPAGTGVSREAVSGLLIMGAGGGSLIVLSMLLLRRKKPYGAISHGVVEVDPMLTLEEQQLRELQRHGYENPTYRFLEERP, encoded by the exons ATGGGGCACGCCAGTCCCGCCACGCGCGGTCTGGGCCGCCGCCGGGgcccgccgccgctgccgctgccgctgtTGCTGCCACTATTGCTGCTGCTTCTGCGCGCGCAGCTCGCCGTCGGGAGCCTGGCCGGTGGGAGCCCCGGCACGGCCGAG GCCCCGGGATCCGCTCAAGTGGCTGGACTATGTGGGCGCCTAACCCTTCATCGGAACCTGCGCACCGGCCGCTGGGAACCAGACCCACAGCGCTCGCGACGCTGTCTCCGGGACCCGCAACGCGCACTAGAGTACTGCAGACAG ATGTATCCGGAGCTGCAGATTGCACGTGTGGAACAGGCGACACAGGCCATCCCAATGGAGCACTGGTGCGGGGGTGCCCGGGGTGGCCGCTGTGCCCACCCTCACCACCAGGTTGTGCCTTTCCGCTGCCTGC CGGGTGAATTCGTGAGCGAGGCCCTGCTGGTgcccgagggctgccggttcttGCACCAGGAGCGCATGGACCAGTGTGAGAGTTCAACCCGAAGGCATCAGGAAGCACAGGAG GCCTGCAGCTCCCAGGGCCTCATCCTGCATGGCTCGGGCATGCTTTTGCCCTGTGGCACGGATCGGTTCCGAGGTGTGGAGTATGTGTGCTGCCCCCCTCCTGTGACCCCCGACCCGTCTGGGACAGCAGTTGG TGACCCCTCCACCCGGTCCTGGCCCCTGGGGGGCAGAGTAGAGGGGGgtgaagatgaggaagaggaagaatccTTCCTACAGCCAATAGACGATTACTTCGTGGAGCCTCCACAGgctgaagaggaagaagagaaggaaagagtcCCACCTTCAAGCTCCCACCCTCCTGCAGGGGTCAGCAAAG TGACTCCTACCCCAAGGCCCACAGACGGTGTGGATGTGTACTTCGGCATGCCTGGAGAAATCAGTGAGCACGAGGGTTTCCTGCGGGCCAAGATGGACCTGGAGGAGCGAAGGATGCGCCAGATTAATGAG GTGATGCGTGAATGGGCCATGGCCGACAACCAGTCCAAGAATCTGCCTAAAGCCGACAGACAGGCCCTGAATGAG CACTTCCAGTCCATTCTGCAGACCTTGGAGGAACAAGTGTCTGGTGAGCGACAGCGCCTGGTGGAGACTCATGCCACCCGAGTCATCGCCCTTATCAACGACCAGCGCCGGGCTGCCTTGGAAGGTTTCCTGGCAGCACTGCAGGGGGATCCACCTCAG CCAGAGCGTGTCCTGCTGGCCCTGCGGCGCTACCTGCGTGCAGAGCAGAAGGAGCAAAGGCACACGCTGCGGCACTACCAGCATGTGGCTGCCGTGGATCCTGAGAAGGCCCAGCAGATGCGCTTCCAG GTGCAGACCCACCTCCAAGTAATCGAGGAAAGGATGAATCAGAGTTTGGGGCTGCTTGACCAGAATCCCCGCCTGGCTCAGGAGTTGTGGCCCCAGATCC AACTCCTCCACTCTGAACACGTGAGTCCCAGTGAATTGGAAGCCCCTCCCATCGGGGGCAGCAGTGAGGACAAGGGCGGGTTGCAGGCTCTGGATTCCAAGGATG GGTCCACAGAACAAGATGCTGCACCCCGTGGGAAAGAGAAGCTGTCCCCCCTGGAACAGTATGAATGGAAG GTGAATGTGTCTGCTCCGAGGGGTTTTCCTGTCCACTCATCGGAGATACAGAGAGATGAGCTG GCACCAGCCGGGACAGGTGTGTCCCGAGAGGCCGTGTCTGGTCTGCTAATCATGGGAGCGGGTGGGGGCTCCCTAATCGTCCTCTCCATGCTGCTGTTGCGCAGGAAGAAGCCCTATGGGGCTATCAGCCACGGAGTGGTGGAG GTGGACCCCATGCTGACCCTGGAGGAGCAGCAGCTTCGTGAACTGCAGCGCCATGGCTATGAGAACCCCACTTACCGCTTCCTGGAGGAACGACCCTGA
- the APLP1 gene encoding amyloid beta precursor like protein 1 isoform X8 codes for MGHASPATRGLGRRRGPPPLPLPLLLPLLLLLLRAQLAVGSLAGGSPGTAEAPGSAQVAGLCGRLTLHRNLRTGRWEPDPQRSRRCLRDPQRALEYCRQMYPELQIARVEQATQAIPMEHWCGGARGGRCAHPHHQVVPFRCLPGEFVSEALLVPEGCRFLHQERMDQCESSTRRHQEAQEACSSQGLILHGSGMLLPCGTDRFRGVEYVCCPPPVTPDPSGTAVGDPSTRSWPLGGRVEGGEDEEEEESFLQPIDDYFVEPPQAEEEEEKERVPPSSSHPPAGVSKVTPTPRPTDGVDVYFGMPGEISEHEGFLRAKMDLEERRMRQINEVMREWAMADNQSKNLPKADRQALNEVQTHLQVIEERMNQSLGLLDQNPRLAQELWPQIQELLHSEHVSPSELEAPPIGGSSEDKGGLQALDSKDGSTEQDAAPRGKEKLSPLEQYEWKVNVSAPRGFPVHSSEIQRDELAPAGTGVSREAVSGLLIMGAGGGSLIVLSMLLLRRKKPYGAISHGVVEVDPMLTLEEQQLRELQRHGYENPTYRFLEERP; via the exons ATGGGGCACGCCAGTCCCGCCACGCGCGGTCTGGGCCGCCGCCGGGgcccgccgccgctgccgctgccgctgtTGCTGCCACTATTGCTGCTGCTTCTGCGCGCGCAGCTCGCCGTCGGGAGCCTGGCCGGTGGGAGCCCCGGCACGGCCGAG GCCCCGGGATCCGCTCAAGTGGCTGGACTATGTGGGCGCCTAACCCTTCATCGGAACCTGCGCACCGGCCGCTGGGAACCAGACCCACAGCGCTCGCGACGCTGTCTCCGGGACCCGCAACGCGCACTAGAGTACTGCAGACAG ATGTATCCGGAGCTGCAGATTGCACGTGTGGAACAGGCGACACAGGCCATCCCAATGGAGCACTGGTGCGGGGGTGCCCGGGGTGGCCGCTGTGCCCACCCTCACCACCAGGTTGTGCCTTTCCGCTGCCTGC CGGGTGAATTCGTGAGCGAGGCCCTGCTGGTgcccgagggctgccggttcttGCACCAGGAGCGCATGGACCAGTGTGAGAGTTCAACCCGAAGGCATCAGGAAGCACAGGAG GCCTGCAGCTCCCAGGGCCTCATCCTGCATGGCTCGGGCATGCTTTTGCCCTGTGGCACGGATCGGTTCCGAGGTGTGGAGTATGTGTGCTGCCCCCCTCCTGTGACCCCCGACCCGTCTGGGACAGCAGTTGG TGACCCCTCCACCCGGTCCTGGCCCCTGGGGGGCAGAGTAGAGGGGGgtgaagatgaggaagaggaagaatccTTCCTACAGCCAATAGACGATTACTTCGTGGAGCCTCCACAGgctgaagaggaagaagagaaggaaagagtcCCACCTTCAAGCTCCCACCCTCCTGCAGGGGTCAGCAAAG TGACTCCTACCCCAAGGCCCACAGACGGTGTGGATGTGTACTTCGGCATGCCTGGAGAAATCAGTGAGCACGAGGGTTTCCTGCGGGCCAAGATGGACCTGGAGGAGCGAAGGATGCGCCAGATTAATGAG GTGATGCGTGAATGGGCCATGGCCGACAACCAGTCCAAGAATCTGCCTAAAGCCGACAGACAGGCCCTGAATGAG GTGCAGACCCACCTCCAAGTAATCGAGGAAAGGATGAATCAGAGTTTGGGGCTGCTTGACCAGAATCCCCGCCTGGCTCAGGAGTTGTGGCCCCAGATCC AAGAACTCCTCCACTCTGAACACGTGAGTCCCAGTGAATTGGAAGCCCCTCCCATCGGGGGCAGCAGTGAGGACAAGGGCGGGTTGCAGGCTCTGGATTCCAAGGATG GGTCCACAGAACAAGATGCTGCACCCCGTGGGAAAGAGAAGCTGTCCCCCCTGGAACAGTATGAATGGAAG GTGAATGTGTCTGCTCCGAGGGGTTTTCCTGTCCACTCATCGGAGATACAGAGAGATGAGCTG GCACCAGCCGGGACAGGTGTGTCCCGAGAGGCCGTGTCTGGTCTGCTAATCATGGGAGCGGGTGGGGGCTCCCTAATCGTCCTCTCCATGCTGCTGTTGCGCAGGAAGAAGCCCTATGGGGCTATCAGCCACGGAGTGGTGGAG GTGGACCCCATGCTGACCCTGGAGGAGCAGCAGCTTCGTGAACTGCAGCGCCATGGCTATGAGAACCCCACTTACCGCTTCCTGGAGGAACGACCCTGA
- the APLP1 gene encoding amyloid beta precursor like protein 1 isoform X3 codes for MGHASPATRGLGRRRGPPPLPLPLLLPLLLLLLRAQLAVGSLAGGSPGTAEAPGSAQVAGLCGRLTLHRNLRTGRWEPDPQRSRRCLRDPQRALEYCRQMYPELQIARVEQATQAIPMEHWCGGARGGRCAHPHHQVVPFRCLPGEFVSEALLVPEGCRFLHQERMDQCESSTRRHQEAQEACSSQGLILHGSGMLLPCGTDRFRGVEYVCCPPPVTPDPSGTAVGDPSTRSWPLGGRVEGGEDEEEEESFLQPIDDYFVEPPQAEEEEEKERVPPSSSHPPAGVSKVTPTPRPTDGVDVYFGMPGEISEHEGFLRAKMDLEERRMRQINEVMREWAMADNQSKNLPKADRQALNEHFQSILQTLEEQVSGERQRLVETHATRVIALINDQRRAALEGFLAALQGDPPQPERVLLALRRYLRAEQKEQRHTLRHYQHVAAVDPEKAQQMRFQVQTHLQVIEERMNQSLGLLDQNPRLAQELWPQIQELLHSEHVSPSELEAPPIGGSSEDKGGLQALDSKDGSTEQDAAPRGKEKLSPLEQYEWKVNVSAPRGFPVHSSEIQRDELAPAGTGVSREAVSGLLIMGAGGGSLIVLSMLLLRRKKPYGAISHGVVEVDPMLTLEEQQLRELQRHGYENPTYRFLEERP; via the exons ATGGGGCACGCCAGTCCCGCCACGCGCGGTCTGGGCCGCCGCCGGGgcccgccgccgctgccgctgccgctgtTGCTGCCACTATTGCTGCTGCTTCTGCGCGCGCAGCTCGCCGTCGGGAGCCTGGCCGGTGGGAGCCCCGGCACGGCCGAG GCCCCGGGATCCGCTCAAGTGGCTGGACTATGTGGGCGCCTAACCCTTCATCGGAACCTGCGCACCGGCCGCTGGGAACCAGACCCACAGCGCTCGCGACGCTGTCTCCGGGACCCGCAACGCGCACTAGAGTACTGCAGACAG ATGTATCCGGAGCTGCAGATTGCACGTGTGGAACAGGCGACACAGGCCATCCCAATGGAGCACTGGTGCGGGGGTGCCCGGGGTGGCCGCTGTGCCCACCCTCACCACCAGGTTGTGCCTTTCCGCTGCCTGC CGGGTGAATTCGTGAGCGAGGCCCTGCTGGTgcccgagggctgccggttcttGCACCAGGAGCGCATGGACCAGTGTGAGAGTTCAACCCGAAGGCATCAGGAAGCACAGGAG GCCTGCAGCTCCCAGGGCCTCATCCTGCATGGCTCGGGCATGCTTTTGCCCTGTGGCACGGATCGGTTCCGAGGTGTGGAGTATGTGTGCTGCCCCCCTCCTGTGACCCCCGACCCGTCTGGGACAGCAGTTGG TGACCCCTCCACCCGGTCCTGGCCCCTGGGGGGCAGAGTAGAGGGGGgtgaagatgaggaagaggaagaatccTTCCTACAGCCAATAGACGATTACTTCGTGGAGCCTCCACAGgctgaagaggaagaagagaaggaaagagtcCCACCTTCAAGCTCCCACCCTCCTGCAGGGGTCAGCAAAG TGACTCCTACCCCAAGGCCCACAGACGGTGTGGATGTGTACTTCGGCATGCCTGGAGAAATCAGTGAGCACGAGGGTTTCCTGCGGGCCAAGATGGACCTGGAGGAGCGAAGGATGCGCCAGATTAATGAG GTGATGCGTGAATGGGCCATGGCCGACAACCAGTCCAAGAATCTGCCTAAAGCCGACAGACAGGCCCTGAATGAG CACTTCCAGTCCATTCTGCAGACCTTGGAGGAACAAGTGTCTGGTGAGCGACAGCGCCTGGTGGAGACTCATGCCACCCGAGTCATCGCCCTTATCAACGACCAGCGCCGGGCTGCCTTGGAAGGTTTCCTGGCAGCACTGCAGGGGGATCCACCTCAG CCAGAGCGTGTCCTGCTGGCCCTGCGGCGCTACCTGCGTGCAGAGCAGAAGGAGCAAAGGCACACGCTGCGGCACTACCAGCATGTGGCTGCCGTGGATCCTGAGAAGGCCCAGCAGATGCGCTTCCAG GTGCAGACCCACCTCCAAGTAATCGAGGAAAGGATGAATCAGAGTTTGGGGCTGCTTGACCAGAATCCCCGCCTGGCTCAGGAGTTGTGGCCCCAGATCC AAGAACTCCTCCACTCTGAACACGTGAGTCCCAGTGAATTGGAAGCCCCTCCCATCGGGGGCAGCAGTGAGGACAAGGGCGGGTTGCAGGCTCTGGATTCCAAGGATG GGTCCACAGAACAAGATGCTGCACCCCGTGGGAAAGAGAAGCTGTCCCCCCTGGAACAGTATGAATGGAAG GTGAATGTGTCTGCTCCGAGGGGTTTTCCTGTCCACTCATCGGAGATACAGAGAGATGAGCTG GCACCAGCCGGGACAGGTGTGTCCCGAGAGGCCGTGTCTGGTCTGCTAATCATGGGAGCGGGTGGGGGCTCCCTAATCGTCCTCTCCATGCTGCTGTTGCGCAGGAAGAAGCCCTATGGGGCTATCAGCCACGGAGTGGTGGAG GTGGACCCCATGCTGACCCTGGAGGAGCAGCAGCTTCGTGAACTGCAGCGCCATGGCTATGAGAACCCCACTTACCGCTTCCTGGAGGAACGACCCTGA
- the APLP1 gene encoding amyloid beta precursor like protein 1 isoform X1, whose amino-acid sequence MGHASPATRGLGRRRGPPPLPLPLLLPLLLLLLRAQLAVGSLAGGSPGTAEAPGSAQVAGLCGRLTLHRNLRTGRWEPDPQRSRRCLRDPQRALEYCRQMYPELQIARVEQATQAIPMEHWCGGARGGRCAHPHHQVVPFRCLPGEFVSEALLVPEGCRFLHQERMDQCESSTRRHQEAQEACSSQGLILHGSGMLLPCGTDRFRGVEYVCCPPPVTPDPSGTAVGDPSTRSWPLGGRVEGGEDEEEEESFLQPIDDYFVEPPQAEEEEEKERVPPSSSHPPAGVSKVTPTPRPTDGVDVYFGMPGEISEHEGFLRAKMDLEERRMRQINEVMREWAMADNQSKNLPKADRQALNEHFQSILQTLEEQVSGERQRLVETHATRVIALINDQRRAALEGFLAALQGDPPQPERVLLALRRYLRAEQKEQRHTLRHYQHVAAVDPEKAQQMRFQVQTHLQVIEERMNQSLGLLDQNPRLAQELWPQIQELLHSEHVSPSELEAPPIGGSSEDKGGLQALDSKDDTPMALPKGSTEQDAAPRGKEKLSPLEQYEWKVNVSAPRGFPVHSSEIQRDELAPAGTGVSREAVSGLLIMGAGGGSLIVLSMLLLRRKKPYGAISHGVVEVDPMLTLEEQQLRELQRHGYENPTYRFLEERP is encoded by the exons ATGGGGCACGCCAGTCCCGCCACGCGCGGTCTGGGCCGCCGCCGGGgcccgccgccgctgccgctgccgctgtTGCTGCCACTATTGCTGCTGCTTCTGCGCGCGCAGCTCGCCGTCGGGAGCCTGGCCGGTGGGAGCCCCGGCACGGCCGAG GCCCCGGGATCCGCTCAAGTGGCTGGACTATGTGGGCGCCTAACCCTTCATCGGAACCTGCGCACCGGCCGCTGGGAACCAGACCCACAGCGCTCGCGACGCTGTCTCCGGGACCCGCAACGCGCACTAGAGTACTGCAGACAG ATGTATCCGGAGCTGCAGATTGCACGTGTGGAACAGGCGACACAGGCCATCCCAATGGAGCACTGGTGCGGGGGTGCCCGGGGTGGCCGCTGTGCCCACCCTCACCACCAGGTTGTGCCTTTCCGCTGCCTGC CGGGTGAATTCGTGAGCGAGGCCCTGCTGGTgcccgagggctgccggttcttGCACCAGGAGCGCATGGACCAGTGTGAGAGTTCAACCCGAAGGCATCAGGAAGCACAGGAG GCCTGCAGCTCCCAGGGCCTCATCCTGCATGGCTCGGGCATGCTTTTGCCCTGTGGCACGGATCGGTTCCGAGGTGTGGAGTATGTGTGCTGCCCCCCTCCTGTGACCCCCGACCCGTCTGGGACAGCAGTTGG TGACCCCTCCACCCGGTCCTGGCCCCTGGGGGGCAGAGTAGAGGGGGgtgaagatgaggaagaggaagaatccTTCCTACAGCCAATAGACGATTACTTCGTGGAGCCTCCACAGgctgaagaggaagaagagaaggaaagagtcCCACCTTCAAGCTCCCACCCTCCTGCAGGGGTCAGCAAAG TGACTCCTACCCCAAGGCCCACAGACGGTGTGGATGTGTACTTCGGCATGCCTGGAGAAATCAGTGAGCACGAGGGTTTCCTGCGGGCCAAGATGGACCTGGAGGAGCGAAGGATGCGCCAGATTAATGAG GTGATGCGTGAATGGGCCATGGCCGACAACCAGTCCAAGAATCTGCCTAAAGCCGACAGACAGGCCCTGAATGAG CACTTCCAGTCCATTCTGCAGACCTTGGAGGAACAAGTGTCTGGTGAGCGACAGCGCCTGGTGGAGACTCATGCCACCCGAGTCATCGCCCTTATCAACGACCAGCGCCGGGCTGCCTTGGAAGGTTTCCTGGCAGCACTGCAGGGGGATCCACCTCAG CCAGAGCGTGTCCTGCTGGCCCTGCGGCGCTACCTGCGTGCAGAGCAGAAGGAGCAAAGGCACACGCTGCGGCACTACCAGCATGTGGCTGCCGTGGATCCTGAGAAGGCCCAGCAGATGCGCTTCCAG GTGCAGACCCACCTCCAAGTAATCGAGGAAAGGATGAATCAGAGTTTGGGGCTGCTTGACCAGAATCCCCGCCTGGCTCAGGAGTTGTGGCCCCAGATCC AAGAACTCCTCCACTCTGAACACGTGAGTCCCAGTGAATTGGAAGCCCCTCCCATCGGGGGCAGCAGTGAGGACAAGGGCGGGTTGCAGGCTCTGGATTCCAAGGATG ACACCCCCATGGCCCTTCCAAAAG GGTCCACAGAACAAGATGCTGCACCCCGTGGGAAAGAGAAGCTGTCCCCCCTGGAACAGTATGAATGGAAG GTGAATGTGTCTGCTCCGAGGGGTTTTCCTGTCCACTCATCGGAGATACAGAGAGATGAGCTG GCACCAGCCGGGACAGGTGTGTCCCGAGAGGCCGTGTCTGGTCTGCTAATCATGGGAGCGGGTGGGGGCTCCCTAATCGTCCTCTCCATGCTGCTGTTGCGCAGGAAGAAGCCCTATGGGGCTATCAGCCACGGAGTGGTGGAG GTGGACCCCATGCTGACCCTGGAGGAGCAGCAGCTTCGTGAACTGCAGCGCCATGGCTATGAGAACCCCACTTACCGCTTCCTGGAGGAACGACCCTGA